In the genome of Candidatus Pristimantibacillus lignocellulolyticus, the window CAAACAAATAGTGGACTTTGATAACGAAGAAACGCTGCCACATCCTAGTATCATTTCCCCTAATTTATTATGTTTATATACTACTCATATTGGTAACAATGGAGAAGTAAAAATAAAGTTTGACTATCTTTGACTTTTGATTAAAATTCTATTATGATATTTACACAACTTAGTTGAAGAGAAACTTTCAATGTCACTTTTCACCTACAAGTTGTTGTACGAAGTTGTTAATGAAAAGTTAAGTCATGCTTTCGATGATACTTTTCATCTACACGTTGTTGTACTAAGTAGTTAATGAAAAGTTTTAGGAGGATTGGTTAAAAATGAACTTTGTACCAATGGTTATCGAGCAAAGTAATCGCGGAGAACGTTCTTATGATATTTATTCTCGACTTCTGAAGGATCGCATCATCATTCTTGGATCTGGTGTAAACGACGTCGTTGCCAATTCCATCATTGCTCAAATGCTTTTCTTAACAGCGGACGATCCAGACAAAGACATTCATCTATACATTAATAGTCCAGGTGGCTCAATTACCGCAGGTATGGCTATCTACGATACGATGCAATATATTAAACCTGATGTATCTACCATTTGTGTAGGTATGGCAGCTTCAATGGGTGCATTTTTACTTACAGCTGGAGCGAAGGGCAAACGTTTCGCACTTCCAAACAGTGAAGTAATGATTCATCAACCGCTTGGTGGTGCTGAAGGTCAAGCAAGTGATATTGCAATTCGTGCTAACCGTATTATTAAAATGCGTGAAAAATTGAACGGGATTATGGCAGAGCGTTCTGGCAACCCGATTGAACGTCTTGAAAAAGATACTGATCGGGATTACTTCATGAGTGCTCAAGAAGCTATGGAATATGGCTTAATTGATAAAGTTATTGAACGTGTAGAATAATTCATAACAAACACATAATGCATCTATAGGGACGACAGCAATTGATTCACAGTGAACAAATTTTTTGTTCACTGTGAAGTCATGTGCTGTCGTCCTTTTTATTTTTTTTAATTCTTATGGCTCATCCTTGGTGATATATATCACATACAATATTAACCTGTTCACATTATGATACACATATCAAACAACTAGCAGATTTTGCTTTACTTGGAGGAATTGTAATATGGAAACAGAAGCATTAGCCAAAGTCGAACAATTAGCTGCAAAAAAGTTATCTATTTTTCAACAAAATATATTTCGTTCCTTATTAAGATCCATTATGGCAAGTATGTTCATCGGTTTCGGTGTTATCGTAGCATTTAAGACAGGAGCACTCTTCTATCAAGTTGAATCACCAATGGCATATCCTGCTGCTGCATTAACATTCGGTATGGCAATTATACTTATTTATTATGCTGGAGGA includes:
- the clpP gene encoding ATP-dependent Clp endopeptidase proteolytic subunit ClpP encodes the protein MNFVPMVIEQSNRGERSYDIYSRLLKDRIIILGSGVNDVVANSIIAQMLFLTADDPDKDIHLYINSPGGSITAGMAIYDTMQYIKPDVSTICVGMAASMGAFLLTAGAKGKRFALPNSEVMIHQPLGGAEGQASDIAIRANRIIKMREKLNGIMAERSGNPIERLEKDTDRDYFMSAQEAMEYGLIDKVIERVE